In one Arachis duranensis cultivar V14167 chromosome 9, aradu.V14167.gnm2.J7QH, whole genome shotgun sequence genomic region, the following are encoded:
- the LOC107466600 gene encoding probable glutathione S-transferase yields MEDLKLHGFWYSPFTMRVVWTLKLKGLAYENIEEDRYNKSPQLLEYNPVHKKTPVLVHGGKPICESMIIVQYIDELWPQNPLVPHDPYDRAQARFWVAYSEQLFSAVVPLIYVDIADDEEKEKAIEKVQKLLKDVEDQCVLLDDEKKFFGGDNINIVDIAFGSMIKFLVTMEDLNKLKVLEVEKFPRLHSWFNNFKNVSIIKENLPNREKMCAIMKYIRERKRELQSSN; encoded by the exons atggaaGATTTGAAGTTACATGGATTTTGGTATAGTCCCTTTACTATGAGGGTGGTATGGACCCTGAAGTTGAAGGGTCTAGCATATGAAAACATTGAAGAAGATCGTTACAATAAGAGTCCTCAACTTCTAGAATACAACCCTGTGCATAAGAAGACTCCAGTGCTTGTTCATGGTGGAAAACCAATTTGTGAGTCCATGATCATTGTTCAATACATTGATGAGTTATGGCCACAGAATCCATTGGTCCCTCATGATCCCTATGACAGAGCTCAAGCAAGGTTTTGGGTTGCATATTCTGAACAACTG TTTTCTGCAGTTGTGCCACTAATTTACGTCGATATTGCTGATGACGAAGAGAAGGAGAAGGCCATAGAAAAGGTTCAAAAACTTCTAAAAGATGTTGAAGATCAATGCGTATTATTAGATGATGAGAAAAAATTCTTTGGTGGTGACAATATCAATATAGTGGATATAGCTTTCGGGTCAATGATCAAATTTCTTGTAACTATGGAAGATCTGAATAAATTGAAGGTGCTAGAAGTTGAAAAGTTTCCTCGCTTGCATTCATGgtttaataattttaagaatGTTTCAATCATCAAAGAAAACCTTCCCAATAGAGAGAAAATGTGTGCTATTATGAAGTATATcagagaaaggaaaagagaattGCAATCATCTAACTAG